One window of Nicotiana tomentosiformis chromosome 11, ASM39032v3, whole genome shotgun sequence genomic DNA carries:
- the LOC104094545 gene encoding CRS2-associated factor 2, chloroplastic — MPILAMSLPKPNLFSNLPTVPPPTHNPNSTPLPPPPIPIPKYPPPLKKPHNSQKPPKKAAPAFKTHHHNSNYHKPVKPGQVITSYGDRSVVVKDNGVSYRLPGAPFDFQFSYSETPKAKPVAIREPGFLPFAPPTMPRPWTGKAPMKKSKRNIKLFEPLNPPVENNEGIKRYEMLRAYELMGKFEGRPKENVLGAPLTKEEIRELLKPCIASNRQVNIGRDGLVHNMLELIHTHWRRDPVCKVRCLGVPTVDMNNLCKCLEEKTGGKIIHRMGGVVYLFRGRNYDHRTRPKYPLMLWKPATPVYPKLIQDAPEGLTKEEADELRIKGKKLPPICKLAKNGVYLTLVRDVRSAFEACPLVKIDCRGMHASDYKKIGAKLKELVPCVLLSFDDEQILMWRGKEWKPMYGNAPAVVSSRIDGVTDEMNSSERTGTATDRSKADAKTVSSSPKMMSLWKNAVGSGKALLLEEIDLKPDDLLNKVEEFDNISQATEHTYPALVLSKKHIPEQSGVMWKGGDDDDNDSDDEMSDEDYEDKYYINNSFEALESTVPKGFLPVDFIVKEFSDEE, encoded by the exons ATGCCAATTCTAGCCATGTCACTACCAAAACCCAACCTTTTCTCTAATCTTCCCACTGTTCCACCCCCTACCCACAATCCCAACTCAACCCCACTACCCCCACCACCCATCCCCATACCCAAATATCCACCACCCCTAAAGAAACCCCACAATTCTCAAAAACCGCCCAAAAAAGCCGCTCCAGCTTTTAAGACTCACCACCACAATTCCAACTACCACAAACCCGTTAAACCGGGTCAAGTCATCACATCCTACGGCGACCGGTCCGTCGTCGTTAAAGATAACGGCGTGTCCTACCGTCTCCCAGGTGCTCCATTTGATTTTCAGTTCAGTTACTCCGAAACTCCAAAAGCTAAACCGGTGGCTATTCGTGAACCGGGTTTTTTGCCTTTTGCTCCTCCTACTATGCCTAGACCCTGGACCGGGAAAGCACCAATGAAGAAATCAAAGAGAAATATTAAGCTTTTTGAGCCGTTGAATCCTCCAGTAGAAAATAATGAAGGGATTAAGCGTTATGAAATGTTGAGGGCTTATGAGCTGATGGGAAAGTTTGAAGGGAGGCCAAAGGAAAATGTGTTGGGGGCCCCATTGACTAAGGAGGAAATTCGTGAGCTATTGAAACCTTGTATAGCTAGTAATCGACAGGTTAATATTG GTCGGGATGGATTGGTACATAACATGTTAGAGTTAATACATACCCACTGGAGAAGGGATCCGGTTTGTAAAGTTCGATGTTTAGGTGTTCCCACTGTTGATATGAACAACCTATGCAAATGTCTCGAG GAGAAGACCGGTGGAAAGATCATACATAGAATGGGTGGTGTAGTTTATCTCTTTCGGGGCAGGAACTATGACCATCGTACTCGTCCAAAGTACCCACTGATGTTATGGAAACCAGCTACACCAGTTTACCCAAAGCTTATACAGGACGCTCCAGAAGGATTGACCAAAGAAGAAGCTGATGAATTACGAATCAAGGGAAAAAAGCTACCCCCTATCTGTAAATTGG CTAAAAATGGAGTCTACCTTACGTTAGTTAGAGACGTGAGAAGTGCATTTGAAGCTTGTCCACTAGTGAAGATTGATTGTCGGGGGATGCATGCAAGTGATTATAAGAAGATAGGAGCTAAGTTAAAG GAATTAGTCCCGTGTGTGCTATTGTCATTTGATGATGAACAGATATTGATGTGGAGAGGGAAAGAGTGGAAACCTATGTACGGTAATGCCCCTGCTGTTGTGTCCTCCAGAATAGATGGTGTCACAGATGAAATGAATTCTTCAGAACGTACAG GCACGGCCACAGATCGTTCTAAAGCAGACGCGAAAACAGTGAGCTCAAGCCCTAAAATGATGTCCCTCTGGAAGAATGCAGTCGGTTCAGGCAAGGCACTATTACTAGAAGAGATTGATCTCAAACCTGATGATCTATTGAACAAGGTGGAGGAATTCGATAACATTTCCCAGGCCACAGAGCACACATATCCTGCTTTGGTATTGTCCAAGAAACATATACCTGAACAGTCAGGAGTGATGTGGAAAGGAGGtgatgatgatgacaatgacaGCGACGATGAGATGAGTGATGAGGATTATGAGGATAAATATTACATTAACAACTCATTTGAAGCACTAGAGTCAACAGTTCCTAAAGGATTTTTACCAGTTGATTTTATAGTAAAGGAGTTTAGTGATGAGGAGTAA